cttatatttgtcctgtttcaactgtgtattatacaggtgcgaaatggaaatgtgttttttgcatatcccaactaccCCCGAGACAAtcctcagagagtggggtcacggccagggtcagaCATTATCAGTTGTGACACTGGAGCAgtgagggttaagtgccttgctcaaggtcacATCAGCTGATTCTTTACCATGTCGCCTCTGGGATTCGAACTagagacctttcggttactggctaggctatctgccgccctaAAAGATCCCCATCTACCTGGAACTCAACCGGGTCTGCTACACTATCAGTATTGCCTGAGCCCATTTCTCCTTGGCTTCatacagtcaaatattacaatatTGTTTATTGTATAATCCGTTTGTATTGAAGAATACTTTTTCCCCAGCAGGGGGAGCTATGGCAGCTGCAGTGAGTCTGGTTCCATCTCAGCAACGGATTCATTTTACTGCGCTCATGACGTTTTATGGTAGACATGTTCATTGCTGGGCTGACAATAACGTCATAAGGCTGAACAGGATTTATAGTAGCCAATTAACAGTACAATAGGAAGGGCCTGCAGGCTTGGCCAATCAAACTGAGAATCACTCAGATCTGCTTTAGAAACCACAGGGCTTCATAAAACACTATCTACACACTGAGTTCTGTTACAACACTCTACATCAGGacatcatctagtaaccaaacATGACATCTACTCTACGGACGGcaagaacaaaacaataaacacacacaaaacgcATGAGAAGATTTGACATGCAGTTGTTGTTGGAAGCAGACATAAAAAAACAAGGTTAGTGACTTAAAAGGAAAGCAGAACCAACATGGAAGACGAAACAAAGATGGCGTGTTCAGGATGGAAACAGAAATTCAGAGAGAAACGGGATGAAACGTGATGAAATATGAAAAGTTGCCAGTGTAAAGCACACAGATTTGATCAAACGCCACCATCAAAACGCAGCAGTTTATCATTAGGCTAAAAGGTAGCCGCGCTGTTCAGTGTCTTCCATGATAGTAGCGTTATCATGCTAACACACACCTTTAGTTGGGCAGTAAAAATCCATACAAGCTAGGGTTGTCCAAAAGCACCGCACACCAAGCATGCTAGCTACCACCCAGGCGCAGCCTACTACTAAACTGCTAGTGAAATTACATCAAAGCACTAGGGCCATGGAGAGATGTGAGATAAAGTCCAATGAGGTGTTCCACAACCTCTTAACCCCTGACAAGATGGACTACATAGACTTCACCTCCCAGCTTGCACCTGGGCAAAGTGTTTTACAAACGCTCTCTAGACGAGTAAAGCCGCTTGCTCATTGCTTAGGTCCCACACTAGGTGGTGCTAGTGTTAGAGGCAGTGCTATGAGTAATATTCAGAAGGTGCAGCAGCCCAGAGATCATTAGTCagttcagtcagccagccaacagGGGGCAGAGTAGACTGAATAACCAGAGTAGCCAGCCAGCAGGGGGCAGAGTAGACTGAATAACCAGAGTAGCCAGCCAGCAGGGGGCAGAGTAGACTGAATAACCAGAGTAGCCAGCCAACAGGGGACAGAGTAGACTGAATAAATCAGAGTAGCCAGCCAACAGGGGGCAGAGTAGACTGAATAAATCAGAGTAGCCAGCCAACAGGGGGCAGTGTAGACTGAATAAATCAGAGTAGCCAGCCAACAGGGGGCAGAGTAGACTGAATAAATCAGAGTAGCCAGCCAACAGGGGGCAGAGTAGACTGAATAAATCAGAGTAGCCAGCCAACAGGGGGCAGAGTAGACTGAATAAATCAGAGTAGCCAGCCAACAGGGGGGCAGAGTAGACTGAATAAATCAGAGTAGCCAGCCAACAGGGGGCAGAGTAGACTGAATAAATCAGAGTAGCCAGCCAACAGGGGGCAGAGTAGACTGAATAAATCAGAGTAGCCAGCCAACAGGGGACAGAGTAGACTGAATAAATCAGAGTAGCCAGCCAACAGGGGGCAGAGTAGACTGAATAAATCAGAGTAGCCAGCCAACAGGGGGCAGAGTAGACTGAATAAATCAGAGTAGCCAGCCAACAGGGGACAGAGTAGACTGAATAAATCAGAGTAGCCAGCCAACAGGGGGCAGAGTAGACTGAATAAATCAGAGTAGCCAGCCAACAGGGGACAGAGTAGACTGAATAAATCAGAGTAGCCAGCCAACAGGGGACAGAGTAGACTGAACAACCAGAGTAGCCAGCTTAAGGGACAGGGGACATACCTCGATGGCAATGAGCTTGTCCAGGGGGGTCTGGGGGGACATGGCTGGGCTGACatggctggaggaggaggaggagatggagatggaagaagaggtggaggaggcagAGGTGGGGGAGTGGTGGCTCTGCTGAATAAGGTCTGGCAGCAGGTGAATGCGGCCGGCAAAGCCGTTTTTCTCCTGGTGACCGTTACCAGGACCGTGAGGAGTGTGCGCTTGAACGGCCGCACCGGGAccggaggaggatgaagagacaTTGACCTCCGGGCGCTTTTTGTCGCCCGCGCTCTGTAACCAAGAACAACCTCAACTTCTCTCTCGTTTTCCACTAGTAACTGTACATGATAGTGTGCTTTACCagcaaacaaagactcaacataGGAAATCAAACAAGATGATAACAAATGAAACCAGGGGTGGAAGTGGGGGAATATGGCTTACATTTAGTACTACAGACAAAAGAGGGGAGACATGATAACAAGCAGAGGGTCTTCTGCAGTCCTACCTGTCGGATGACCAAGGTACCATCCTTGGAGGGTGTGGTGAGGTCGTTCTCTGAGTCGTCGTGGGCCAGCAAGGTCTTCAGGGATGCAGTCTCTCCGTTACTCAGACCTCTCCTGGTGTAAACAGTACGTCTCATATTCAAACTCCAATTATTAATAATACATGGGACTTTATATATCGCACTTTTCAATGACCCAAATGACCCACCTCATACAAGTCTTTCTGTGCTATATAGTATATATGATCGTCTTTTCATGTTGATATAATGTAACGTCAAGGTGTGCCGCCCGCTCCATCTGAAAGCCTTTCTTTAGGGCAGTATCACTAAGGCCCAGAGTTCATAAAGCATCAGAGAGTGCTGATCTACGATCGGTTTTGCCtttcagatcataatgaatgagattacatggacggggggggAACCTGATTGCAGACtaagacgctttgtgaatacggtgcccaggtcagaggtcagggttgTTACGTACCCGGCCCTGGTATCCTCTGCTCCCGAGGTGGACTCGTCTGCTGCGTCCTGGTCCACTTCTTCATCGTCGTCTTCGTCGGTGGTGCCCGACTCCTCGCTGGAGGAGGAGTAGTCTGTCACCTTGTGGGGGGGCCGCACATCCTCCACTGCCCGCAGCTCTTTGGCCAGGGCCGTCAGGTcctagaggtcagagatcaaCGAGGGGTCAAATAAGGCTCTGAATATTTTCAATACTCCCTTTCCTAATATCATCACTGATTTAAACCATGTCAGATCACTGACTACTAGTCTTACAGGGGGAGGATGCATTGTCAAAAGGATTGAATCATTCCCCATACATTAAGGCCATAACATTAACCTCAGTTCTACTGAAAACAGTGATGTGCCAGGTAAAGACTGGACTGGTGATGGAGTAAGAGAAACTGGATTGGGACGGAGCAGGCAGGAGGCAAGAAGACAGCAGGGAGAACGGCGGGGTCAGAGGTGCGTCGTCAGCCAATCACGTGGCAGCCAAGGAGAGGAGGACCAATGAGGCAAATGGAAAAGCGATGGAATTGGGCACTGAGCTTCTCACAGGACAACCCTCTTCTGAAAACGGATTGGCATACATGGTGGCCCATGCGGTGTGTAAATAAGCATAGCAACAGAGCATGACGTTCTTATGCACGCTTGCTTACCACGTCACCCTATACAATTCCCCCCATAATCACATGGTTGGAGTAATGGGATGCCACAGGTTGCCGTGTCATGGCCCATAGGGAACACCAAAAGATAAGACAACGggatagtcagtcagtcatacaAACACCACCACACTGTTACTGTAGCAGGCTGCAGTGCTGGCCTGGTTTACAGCCAGATGCAGGGACCATCACTACAACACTATGTGGATACAGTCATAGGAGACAGGTTCTTACGGCTGGCCGGTTGGGTCGGGCGAAGTCCTTCTTGTCGTCAGGCTTTTTGGCAGAGTTGTCGGGGCGTTGCAGTGGGGAGCCCTCAGACTTAGACGatgctggaggagaggatggtaaaCCAACGTCAGTGGAAGACCTACAAGATACTGAATGCAGTGTTGTACATCcagtatgctgtgtgtgtgtctgttcgtgtgtgtgtgtctgttcgtgtgtgtgtgtgtgtgtgtgtgtgtgtgcactcacaGCGTGCTCTGAACCTCTCCCCAGAGCCAGCCTGGGTGCTGGAGTTGGAGGAGCCAGAGGAGCTGCCACTACCGGGCCTGGGAACCAGCTTCTCCACTCGGTCCCACAGCAGACGTGGCTCCGCATTACTGGAAGACACACAACACAGGAGAGAgattgaaaacacacacacacacacacacacttccccataCCCACCCCGCGAACAATTGAACTTCTTCAAACACCACACAGAGCTGACCGCCTACCTGCCGGCGCTCCTCTGTACTGCCTGGTTGCTAGGCGGGGCAGAGGCCTGGAGAGGAGAGTCTCTGCGTGACAACACAGGGGACCTGGACGTTGTCCTCACTGGAACCTGTAGTAGACAAGACAGACGCCCTCACACACCTGGCTACAGGAGCataaaccaccaccaccacacagcaGGTCCTCGCACCGCTGCATAGCCCCAATCCCTCTTCCCAAAATGGGCCTTCTACCCTCCAACTACAAACAGATGGCTGGATCATTTTATTCATCTACGAAGACATGGATATTGGTAATGGACCCAGATCATTATTCACTAGCTATGATGTATTATCCCCACCAAGCAGTGGTCTGTTCAGGGGTTTCCAAACTCAGGAAACCCTGGTCTAGGTGCTGCTTTTGGTCAGCCCTAAGTTACATTAGTGAACAGTGAATATGATGGGCATGCATGATGTACACGGTGAAGAGGAACAACTCATGAAGCCATGCAGGACCACGTGGTGTGTAGTTAGGCAGTGGAAGCACAGCACTGAGTACAGCTAGTTACTATACACTGGGACAATTGCAGCTACAACCAGGAGTTATAGTCAGTCACTGATCATACTACTGGACCAGACCACCAGTCTAATCTACCTTATTGTAGCTCTACACTATGCTGTGGGACATAGCCTTACAATGGCGAAGGCAAAAGCCCACAGTGCAATCCCACTGGTGTTGAATGGGACACCCAGAGAGGCTGTAGACATGGCTAGCTTGCCCTTGAGAGGGGACCACAGATGGGGGCTGAAAAAGGGGGTCCCCTGGGGTGTCCTTTCTTACCCTGGGGGGAACCTCGTCGCTGGGGCCCAAGGCGGGGGGCTGGGGGTCAGTGCGTGCAGCTGATGGTGCGGCAGCAGAGGGGTGAAGGTGGTGGTTGTGGGGCTCCTGGGAGCGCAGATGGAGATGTGCAAAACTAGGAACGGCGGGTTCACTGAAGGAATGGGAGCGAGACACGACAGGGGGCGGGGCGGCGCTGCTGCTCTTAAGAGCGGCCAGGTGGGACCACTGGAccttccagacagacacacagaggggaGAAAACAGGGGGGAGGTAGGAGGGAGAAGGTCAAACCAGAGTGAAGGCACAGAGATGAAGGGCATGGCTGAAAACATATGCATATATACATGTAACATATGCATATAATAGACATGCATTGCACATACAGACGGCATGCAGTCAGAGACGTACACATACAAAAGCGACAACAGAAACCGTCAGACAGGTTCATGCACAAAAACATTTACAGTGAAGACAAATAACAGGACAACAGGTAGTTGAATGGCACAGTGAGAGGGGCACGGAGATGAGTGAAGTGGAGCCAAGCAGCCAATCAcatgcagcctcctctggcaTCCTGGGTAATGTTTATCACGCCACTGAAGGGACAACCTTTTGCTCAGGTCAATTAGTGGAAGGTTCCAGAAATCCCACTGACACACATGAGTAGATCTACTGACATCACGGAGCATGTCATTGTATTGGGACCTCTACTAGCTCATCCACAGAGATACATCATTCCATATCTGTGTGGGTGCTAGAATGGACAACTCGTGGCGTCAATGCCTTGCTGTCAGGTGACCTACTGAATGGAGagcgatagatggagagagagaagggaaggatgaGAAGGGGTTTACCTGTGGTTCCATGGGTCGGTGCATGGCAGGCGGGACGGACTCGGAGGAGGAGCCGCCGTTAGAGAAGGGTTCGGAGCGGGGGGGCACGGGGGGCTGCTTGGTGGGTGGGGCGGTCTGGGGGGAGCCCTGGATGTTCTTTCGGAAGCGCTCGTCGGCCTGGGAgtgcaggacagacagacaggacaaagACAGACAGGGTCAGTGAGGATCAGCGGGGTCAAGGTTGAGGCATTAACGCGACGACAAAATACACAAGGAGAACGAGGAAGAGTCAACACTGAAGCCGACGCCTTGTTATGGACAGGGAGGGAAGGTCCGCTGACATGCACACGAGCCCACCTCTGTTAATAATCTTAAACACCTCCAGGGGGAGTCATCCCAGAgaacacagtctctctctaggaCCCAGCAGCACACATACGTTAGTGTGGGCCTGAGCTGACCACATGCATGACACCCTCTCCAGTCACTTACCTGAAGAGTACAAGGCACAGCCGCATAACAAACCATCACGCTCATTTAGTGGGTTACGGGAGTGGAAGACAAGAGCAGGAACCCTGAATACTTCATCTGCTTTTCATCACCGGGGCAGAGACAGCAATACAACACAGGAATGTGTGAAGGACTGACAGCGTCGACTTAACATCACCTACTGCTTAAGGCTATATCAACTCAAGCCCGTTGATTTAAATATTTGTGTTACATTCAGGTATGGTAACGCAACTGAACGCATATGAAAGAAAAACAGATGCATTTTTCTTGAAATGAATTATAGCTGACTAATGGCAAGAGAAAATGTACGGTGTTTTGCGTAGTCAAACCATTTGGTCCTAAACACAAAATGATGTCGACAGAGATGCAGCTTGCAGCGCTTCAGTCTATACTTAGTCTTTTTCTTGCTCAGTCCTCTCAAGATTCAGACACGTCATCCTCGAGACGTTTTAGTAGAGAAGCTTCAGATAGTCAAGCAAAGACTAGAGGCAGAAGTGAAGCAACACAGCTCTGCATTAGTTCAGTTTTAGAGAGGCGGTGGTTGTGAGCGACTGGCTTTCttttctctctactgtcctctcctctcagccgcAAGGTCAAACAAAACGGTTGCCTGAGAAGTCAATTCACTAATACATTTTGTGTAGCGCCACCGAATAAGAAACAGACAACGACATTGTTATCCTAGCAAGGTGAAGTCACAGGCTATTTTGTGTCGCATACATTAAACGCAGCGCTACATTGGACTGTGTGAGGTATGAAACATTATTAGAAGATGATAACTGAAAGAAAAAAGAAATCCATAGCTCCAGCTCACACCACCAGGACTAACAGAACACGCTGTGTGGAGAGGCGGGCAGGCAGCTAGAATAGAAGTAGCAGCAGGCAGCAGGAGAAGGAAGTGACGTCGGTGTTGGGGTTCACCTCTCTGATTGGCTGAGGGTCGCCGAGAGGGTCGCTAGGCTCCGAGTGGTCGGTCTGTGGGGACTTGGGGCCATCTAGGCCCCCGGTCTGTGAGGGTTTAGTAACGTCTGTGGACTGGCTGGCTAGGGCATCGCTATTGTCAGAGGGGGGATTTTCTGAGTCTTCATCAACACTGTTTGGGGACAGTTTCTGAGGGGTCTTGGTCGTATTTTCCCAGGACGTGGTTTGTGGGGACTTTGTGGTATCCAAGGACATTCTCCGTGGGGCGTTAGCAGTGGCGTTGTCCAGGAAGTGGGTTTGTGGGGACCTAGTGTTATCGCATGACGTTCTCCGTGAAGCAAGAGAATTAACATTGTTGAGGAAGTGGGGTTGTGGAGCTGGGGCTCTATCGCGTACGGGGCCCGGGGACGTTGTCTGAGGGCCTTTGCTAGTACTGTCAGGGGACATTCTCTTGGAGTCCTCGGTCTTTTCGCAGGGCTGCGGTGGTTTGTTGTCGTGCTGGAGGGACAGCAGATAGGCCTGCTCTTGCTGCAGACGCTTGTGGAGACGCTCTGCCTTCCGCTGCTCCTCCAGCTCCCGCCATTTGAACTCCTGATGCAGAGTGCGCGGCTGAGTTGAGGCACATTAGACATGGGGGAAGTGGCTAATGGCATGTATAAGCTAATGCTACCTTGGGGTTATCACTTGAAAACTGATTCAGCGTAGTTCTATAAAGATGAAGTAAACTTGATAAATTAAAGCCTACAAACATGTTAAATAAAGTCTACATTAAGATGCAGATTCTTTCATTTCATTACCCACAAATAAATTCATGTTACAACCTTCTTTGGTGAGTAATAGAAACAAAGTTGAGGATTGGGTGAATAGTGTGGAATGGTTCAATTTATGGGAAGCAAGACAGAATGGTGAATTCTGAGCAATAAAGAAACATAAAAaggtgattatatatatatatatacccctctctctcaactaattTCCTCAGGATGTGAATGGAGACAccgacagagaaacataggaacTCCATCTTCCTGTATGGTATTTCCCAATGACAAATCTATACAACAGCTAACATCAACCATATATCAGACAACATAGCCAGAACACCTTGCCTTGATTACCACCTATGTTCTAGAAAAGAGCTTGCTCCTAAATGTGCGATCCAGTCCTGAAAACAGGGGCTTTCTCAGCGGGGTGCAACATTTCCAACGTTGTCAATACAAATGTAATAGAATACAGCTCCAGACACCATTCCCTGTTCTACTTGACAAGCCTCACGGGTGCTCTACGTAACCAATTTCTGAACGTTCTGTAACGTTGCGCCCTCCTGAACGCGCCCCTGGAAAGTAAGAGTGGTAGGATGCAAGTTTCTTACCAGGAGCATGGCCTGTTCATGGAGCAGCTGCTGCTGCAGGATCTCCAGGTgcctctgctcctcctccagcTGCCGACGAATGTACTCCTGTCAATCAAACACAGCCTCCATGATTGGATGAAATACAGGAAGTGACAAAACTGCCCAGCGTGTCGGCCAATTAGAGTGCTTCTTGTCACTTAAAGACCTACCTGCTCACGGtcgctcctcctcttctcctcctccgccCTCCGGCGCTCGTCGTCCTCTTTCCGTCGCCGTTCCATCTCCTCCATGCGCCTCTTCTCCTCCTGCTCGCGGCGGCGCTGCTCGCGCTCCTGCTGCCTCCTCATCTCGCGCTCGCGCCGCTGTTGCTGTGAGGCACCAGGAgggggcgacagagagagaacctCAGGGATACGACACACAGGGAGAGCTGAAATTCTAGTTGGGATTCCCTGTTCAAAGATATTATGAGATATCGCTGCTACTATGGCAATGATTTTCCATAGTAGCAGTGATCTGAATGGTTTGAGGAAAACAAGAGAGGATGGGAAGTCAAATACAGGCTTTGGTGAATTGATCAAGCGAGGAGCAGCTGTCTATAGATCTAGAAACATAGGACACCTTTTATCCTTGTAATGGCAGtcttctgtgacagcatgggctgAGTCATTGTGGGCTATCCAAGTTCGACCCTCTATGGGGTGATCACAGTTTCTCTGTCCAATCGTGGCTGCAGGATCAACCTACACCCCGCCCATTTCTTCAGACAGCAGAACTCGCCAATCGAGTTATTCAGAGCATGCAGCACCTCGCACTGTACTCGCACCCTAAATTCTACATACAagttttactttaaaaaaaagtttacatCTATGAATCAATGTTTATTAACTCTACCTCCTCCAGTCGCCTCCTCTGCTCCTTCTGTTGCTCAATGCGTTTCTGCCTCTCGGCCAATAGTTGGCGCTTGTACTCCTCCTGCTCACGGAGCTGCTGCTCCTGCAGGAGCTGCTGTCGGCGCAGCGCCTCCGAGCGCTCCTTGTTCTCCTGCTGCAGCCGGATGAAGTCCTTACGCAGCGTCGACTCCCCCGGCATGTTCACTATGGAGCTGCAGGGTGGACCAGCGGATACGAGGGAATAGTGATTTAGTTCATGGGAACAGTAAGTTAGTTCATGAGTTAATTCAAGATTATTTCAAGGGAATAGTTAAGTCGGTTTCTGTGTCAGATGGGTGGAGTTGTTTAGCGATTCCAGGTAGGTGTTCACTACACTGGTGGCAGGCGAGGAGTGCTTTCCCGGCTAGATTGTGAATTGCAAAATGAACTGTGTACATCAACGTGTAACACTAAGACATTACCTAggctctccctcttgctctccagcatcctcctcttcctcctcactccCGCTGTACTcatattcagtctcatctgaaaaaACAAGACGTGGATAGTGTGGCAAGATGTAGAAACATGGGCTATTCAATGTAAACATCAAATCATTTCTTaacatcaaatcatttctgggtaacaattaagtacgttAATGTGATTTGTTTCTTTtcaaccattttaattgaaaacaaaatagctacttagcaaagagcaatttataCTCCCAAAGTATCTGGGATTGGTCTGAGTTGGGAAAATGGTTTGGAACTCTctcattggtctattaactaatttaccacctggtgatttcCCACCCAAAACAGGCAGAGATTTCAGGCAATCTTTtcaaaacagctcttacactaaaagggcaccGTCATCATTTTGACAGTATTACTTTAAGACTGTGATTAAACAGGTAGACtcacctttctctcccctcttcttcttGGTGCGGTCGATGTGGTCTTTGAGCTGGATGCGGACCTGCCTCTCGTTGGGCTGGTCCCTGATGAAGGGGTGCTTGAGCAGCTGCTCGGTGGGGGGCCGCTGGTTGTAGTTCTTCACCAGGGAGCCCTCGATGAAGCTGCAAAACTTCTTAGAcctaagggggggggggcagatgaGGCCGCTAATGAGATCACCACCAGTCGTATTACCACCAGTAAACATGTGGTCTGAGGGGTTTGTTGTCTGACATAAAATAAATCCATCTTCTACAACCCTCTGACAAGACAACAAATGACAGACTGAAACTAACCGTCAAGAGCCTGAGAACCTACAAGTCTGAAATAGGCAGGTCCTGTTTTATCCATTAAGACAGAAACCCAGTGAGCCATTCATAACTTATATACAATGAATATTCTGGGAAAAACCCGTCGTCTCAGAAGAAAAGCGGTCATAATCGTAAATGCACCGGTGCCAGAGGAAAGTCTGAGGGTTGAGTTTTCCCCCGGAACGAGGGCTGGGGAGCCTCGCCGTGAGCCAACAGGCCTTCCTCCCATGTGCCACAGCtgttcagagaggaggaggaggggggaggagagcgagagaggagacctCTAAACCCGGCTGACAGAATCTTGGTAACTTACCACTTCTTGGACTTGAGACGCGGGGGAGGGTTCCTTGGGATGAGGAAGAGTGCTCGCATCGGATGCATGTCGCACAGCGCTGAAagtgaacacacacaccagaagagATAAAGGAGGGAATCAGTAGAAACATGACAGCGAGAAAAGCAAAAGACAAGGGCAGAAGGAACCAATAGAGTTGCCATCTAAAAGAGACGATAGAGGTGGGACCTGGGGAAGGCAGGTACTTACGAGGAGCTCCTTCGGCCATTTCAATGGCCGTGATTCCAGTGGACCACAAGTCACTctgagagacacacagtgagagaggcaTCAGagatagcaacacacacacactacatcagaCACTGAGGAGCAACATCCTCGACCCCACATCGTACCAGTAGCTAAAGATGTCAAGGAGGACATAGGGGGCTAAAAGATCTGAGTACTGTGAGGAAGAGGGTCTTACTCTGTAGTCGTAGGTGGCCTCAGGGTTCTCGTCACAGGCGATGACCTCGGGCGCCATCCAATAGGGCGTCCCGATGAATGTGTTCCTCCTCCCCACCGTTCGGTCCAACTGGGCACTCACGCCAAAGTCCACTGACAAGACAACCAATCAGAAGAGACAAGTTGAAACTAGTTATATACAACTGCACTGCAGTAAACACCTAGACTAGGTGACTGGCTAAAATGGCTGTGATTTTGGAGTTCCGAGATTGGCAGCTGCAGGGTTTAGACCAATCAGGGTTGTTGTCCGTAACGTACAAAACAATGTCACTCACCAAGCTTGACCTCGGCGTTCTCTGTGAGCAGGACGTTCTGTCCCTTGATGTCACGGTGGATGACGTGGTGGGCGTGCAGGTGGGCCA
The Salmo salar chromosome ssa16, Ssal_v3.1, whole genome shotgun sequence DNA segment above includes these coding regions:
- the LOC106574534 gene encoding mitogen-activated protein kinase kinase kinase kinase 4 isoform X14, with product MANDSPAKSLVEIDLASLRDPAGIFELVEVVGNGTYGQVYKGRHVKTGQLAAIKVMDVTEDEEEEIKLEINMLKKYSHHRNIATYYGAFIKKSPPGHDDQLWLVMEFCGAGSITDLVKNTKGNQLKEDWIAYISREILRGLAHLHAHHVIHRDIKGQNVLLTENAEVKLVDFGVSAQLDRTVGRRNTFIGTPYWMAPEVIACDENPEATYDYRSDLWSTGITAIEMAEGAPPLCDMHPMRALFLIPRNPPPRLKSKKWSKKFCSFIEGSLVKNYNQRPPTEQLLKHPFIRDQPNERQVRIQLKDHIDRTKKKRGEKDETEYEYSGSEEEEEDAGEQEGEPSSIVNMPGESTLRKDFIRLQQENKERSEALRRQQLLQEQQLREQEEYKRQLLAERQKRIEQQKEQRRRLEEQQRREREMRRQQEREQRRREQEEKRRMEEMERRRKEDDERRRAEEEKRRSDREQEYIRRQLEEEQRHLEILQQQLLHEQAMLLPRTLHQEFKWRELEEQRKAERLHKRLQQEQAYLLSLQHDNKPPQPCEKTEDSKRMSPDSTSKGPQTTSPGPVRDRAPAPQPHFLNNVNSLASRRTSCDNTRSPQTHFLDNATANAPRRMSLDTTKSPQTTSWENTTKTPQKLSPNSVDEDSENPPSDNSDALASQSTDVTKPSQTGGLDGPKSPQTDHSEPSDPLGDPQPIREADERFRKNIQGSPQTAPPTKQPPVPPRSEPFSNGGSSSESVPPAMHRPMEPQVQWSHLAALKSSSAAPPPVVSRSHSFSEPAVPSFAHLHLRSQEPHNHHLHPSAAAPSAARTDPQPPALGPSDEVPPRVPVRTTSRSPVLSRRDSPLQASAPPSNQAVQRSAGSNAEPRLLWDRVEKLVPRPGSGSSSGSSNSSTQAGSGERFRARSSSKSEGSPLQRPDNSAKKPDDKKDFARPNRPADLTALAKELRAVEDVRPPHKVTDYSSSSEESGTTDEDDDEEVDQDAADESTSGAEDTRAGRGLSNGETASLKTLLAHDDSENDLTTPSKDGTLVIRQTQSASNTMQKHKSSSSFTPFIDPRLLQVSPSSGSSLNNMAAFGNDGRLVDALRADPSRKGSVVNVNPVNTRPQSDTPEIRKYKKRFNSEILCAALWGVNLLVGTESGLMLLDRSGQGKVYPLISRRRIQQMDVLEGLNVLVTISGKKNKLRVYYLSWLRNKILHNDPEVEKKQGWVTVGELEGCVHYKVVKYERIKFLVLALKNSVEVYAWAPKPYHKFMAFKSFGDLVHKPLLVDLTVEEGQRLKVIYGSSNGFHAVDVDSGAVYDIYLPTHIQTNIQSHAIIILPNTDGIELLVCYEDEGVYVNTYGRITKDVVLQWGEMPTSVAYIRSNQIMGWGEKAIEIRSVETGHLDGVFMHKRAQRLKFLCERNDKVFFASVRSGGSSQVYFMTLGRTSLLSW
- the LOC106574534 gene encoding mitogen-activated protein kinase kinase kinase kinase 4 isoform X8 — its product is MANDSPAKSLVEIDLASLRDPAGIFELVEVVGNGTYGQVYKGRHVKTGQLAAIKVMDVTEDEEEEIKLEINMLKKYSHHRNIATYYGAFIKKSPPGHDDQLWLVMEFCGAGSITDLVKNTKGNQLKEDWIAYISREILRGLAHLHAHHVIHRDIKGQNVLLTENAEVKLVDFGVSAQLDRTVGRRNTFIGTPYWMAPEVIACDENPEATYDYRSDLWSTGITAIEMAEGAPPLCDMHPMRALFLIPRNPPPRLKSKKWSKKFCSFIEGSLVKNYNQRPPTEQLLKHPFIRDQPNERQVRIQLKDHIDRTKKKRGEKDETEYEYSGSEEEEEDAGEQEGEPSSIVNMPGESTLRKDFIRLQQENKERSEALRRQQLLQEQQLREQEEYKRQLLAERQKRIEQQKEQRRRLEEQQRREREMRRQQEREQRRREQEEKRRMEEMERRRKEDDERRRAEEEKRRSDREQEYIRRQLEEEQRHLEILQQQLLHEQAMLLPRTLHQEFKWRELEEQRKAERLHKRLQQEQAYLLSLQHDNKPPQPCEKTEDSKRMSPDSTSKGPQTTSPGPVRDRAPAPQPHFLNNVNSLASRRTSCDNTRSPQTHFLDNATANAPRRMSLDTTKSPQTTSWENTTKTPQKLSPNSVDEDSENPPSDNSDALASQSTDVTKPSQTGGLDGPKSPQTDHSEPSDPLGDPQPIREADERFRKNIQGSPQTAPPTKQPPVPPRSEPFSNGGSSSESVPPAMHRPMEPQVQWSHLAALKSSSAAPPPVVSRSHSFSEPAVPSFAHLHLRSQEPHNHHLHPSAAAPSAARTDPQPPALGPSDEVPPRVPVRTTSRSPVLSRRDSPLQASAPPSNQAVQRSAGSNAEPRLLWDRVEKLVPRPGSGSSSGSSNSSTQAGSGERFRARSSSKSEGSPLQRPDNSAKKPDDKKDFARPNRPAGDVDLTALAKELRAVEDVRPPHKVTDYSSSSEESGTTDEDDDEEVDQDAADESTSGAEDTRAGRGLSNGETASLKTLLAHDDSENDLTTPSKDGTLVIRQKHKSSSSFTPFIDPRLLQVSPSSGSSLNNMAAFGNDGRLVDALRADPSRKGSVVNVNPVNTRPQSDTPEIRKYKKRFNSEILCAALWGVNLLVGTESGLMLLDRSGQGKVYPLISRRRIQQMDVLEGLNVLVTISGKKNKLRVYYLSWLRNKILHNDPEVEKKQGWVTVGELEGCVHYKVVKYERIKFLVLALKNSVEVYAWAPKPYHKFMAFKSFGDLVHKPLLVDLTVEEGQRLKVIYGSSNGFHAVDVDSGAVYDIYLPTHIQTNIQSHAIIILPNTDGIELLVCYEDEGVYVNTYGRITKDVVLQWGEMPTSVAYIRSNQIMGWGEKAIEIRSVETGHLDGVFMHKRAQRLKFLCERNDKVFFASVRSGGSSQVYFMTLGRTSLLSW